A window of Nicotiana tabacum cultivar K326 chromosome 24, ASM71507v2, whole genome shotgun sequence contains these coding sequences:
- the LOC142178379 gene encoding uncharacterized protein LOC142178379, whose protein sequence is MATEVDNEVPEKLSHNHSLFLNSTDNSGMVLISLQLTGSENYSVCNHAMRIAILGRNKLGFIDGTCKKEKFGPNLTDLWERCNAIGTNNIAAYFSKLHLLWDEFDALDPSPSDCPRSRDYMEFMKRQKLLQFLMELNESYEQARSQILMMILIPTMNKVYSMLIERESQRSMTNTLGTMDNVEMNALMTTKGRNMQQTRKNFNVQWDFCKMKGHARVECFKIIGYPSDFKPKKKYGENTVNIVVVNDNRKQDAQGSSYANTAEGVLNSEGIRGSYFTPKQYEQILKLLGKENVTDSSSNIAGNNS, encoded by the exons ATGGCGACAGAGGTAGACAATGAAGTACCAGAGAAATTGAGCCACAATCATTCTTTATTCCTAAATTCTACAGATAATTCTGGAATGGTGTTGATCTCTCTACAACTGACGGGGTCGGAGAACTACTCAGTGTGTAACCATGCGATGAGAATTGCAATCCTAGGTCGCAATAAGTTAGGGTTTATCGACGGAACATGCAAAAAGGAGAAGTTTGGTCCGAACTTGACTGATCTTTGGGAGAGGTGCAATGCGATT GGAACAAACAATATTGCTGCTTATTTCTCGAAGCTGCATTTGCTGTGGGATGAGTTTGATGCCCTAGATCCATCTCCGAGTGATTGTCCTAGGTCTCGTGATTATATGGAGTTCATGAAAAGGCAAAAATTGTTGCAGTTTTTGATGGAATTAAATGAGTCTTATGAGCAGGCTCGTAGTCAAATCCTAATGATGATTCTTATACCAACAATGAATAAAGTTTACTCGATGTTAATAGAAAGAGAAAGCCAGAGAAGCATGACAAACACCTTGGGAACAATGGACAATGTTGAGATGAATGCCTTAATGACTACTAAAGGAAGAAATATGCAACAAACTAGAAAGAACTTTAATGTTCAGTGGGATTTTTGCAAGATGAAGGGACACGCTCGTGTTGAATGCTTCAAAATAATTGGATATCCCTCTGATTTCAAACCTAAGAAAAAATATGGAGAAAATACAGTTAACATTGTTGTTGTGAATGATAACAGGAAACAGGATGCACAGGGTAGCAGCTATGCCAATACAGCAGAGGGAGTGCTGAACTCTGAAGGGATCAGAGGATCCTACTTTACACCAAAACAGTATGAGCAAATTTTGAAGTTGCTTGGCAAAGAAAATGTAACTGACAGTTCATCTAATATAGCAGGTAATAACTCTTAA